The sequence CTCCCTCTGTCAGTCCCTTTTCCTCTCAAACGACTGCCATACTCAACACTTATGAAACGTCTGGTCACCTACTATGTGGGGTTTTCCCCACACCGAGCAGTTCTCCccaacaccagctgggtgtcctacagtTTGACTCTGTTTTGACACTGTCCACCAGGTGAAGGGCTCAGCCCCACAAGACTGCCCCCCACCTTGCAGACTGCAATTGAAAGTCCAGGCGGTCACCTTTGCTCCTGACCAACTGGATATAGGCTCCATGACCTCCTGTTTGGGTTCCGTTAGTTTGCTGGAGTGACTCATAGCGCTCAGAAAAACAGATTTACCATATTATTAAGGAGTGTGATAAAGGAACAGATGAGCAGGCATATGAAGAGATAAAGAGGGTGAGATCTGGGGGTCTCGAGTGCAGGAGTTCTGTCCCCGTGGAGCTggcaaagaattctcctgcagtgtgggagacctgagtttgatctctggattgcgaagatcccctggataagggaaaggctacccactccagtattctggcctggagaattccatgggctgtatagtccatggggtcgcagagtcagacacaactgagtgactttcactcacttaccCACTCAGGATGTGGGTGTGCTTGCCCACCTGGAAGCTCTGGACCCTGCATCTTTGGGATTTTTTGGAGGCTTCACCACATAGACCTGGGTGATCATTTACTCTATCTTGAGCCCTCTTTGCTGAAGAGAAGAGGAGAGCAGGGCTGAGAACTCCAAGCCTCTAGTCTTGGCTTGGTCTCTCTGGTGACAGTCCCCCCAGGAGCCCACTCAGAGTTGCCTCAGTAGAATAAGAGATGCTCCCGCCCCCCAGCAGTTTCCAAGGGTTTCATCAGGAGCCTGTGTCAGGACCTGTGAGCAGATACCAGTGTGTATTATCTGTTCTTCTCATCACAGGTAGACGGACATTTATGATGTGTCCTTACACTTGCAGAATTTCAGACCTGTATGTTGACTTTCTGTTGGTTTGGGTCCAGGTTAGACACTGAACCAAAGGGAGCTGTGTTCCTGGATCGTTCTCACCGCAGCCCGGAGCCCCCTGCTCGCGCCTCACACACAGCTTGTTTGCAGGTGGTAGAACCAGAGGGGAGCTGGTTGTTCTCGGAGGGCCTTTTGCCAGTGCCGTGTCCTGCTTTAGCATTTGCCACGCAGTGAAGACAGGCGAAGAAATGACGCTGGTAGAGGTCTGCAGTAATACTTCCTCCTGGGGCTGAACAGCTGGGCACCTGGTTTTACATTTACGCTTCATCTTTCTGCTAACTCATCTTTGTTTGGAATACACTGTCCGCATGGCAAACACAAGACCATCTAGATGGAAAGCGTGTGTGCAGTGAGAGGAGGCAACCATCCTGACCAGAGGGTACGCTGCCGTCCCAAGAGCGCCCTCCTCCGGAGCCCACCCCGCCATGacctctcctctccccctccaGGCTTCCTGCATCCAGTACCGGTTGGTGGTCAGGGATGCGAACACCCTGCAGATCCTCCAGCTATACACATGCCTGGACCAGATCCAGCACCTCGAGTGGTCGGCTGACTCACTCTTCATCCTGTGTGCCCTGTACAAGCGGGGGCTCGTGCAGGTACCTCCGGATGGATTTCCCCCCTCCCCCTAAACACAGCCCCCGCCCAGGGCCTTGTTCTGAGCCCTACTGGTACGGAGGAAGGGGCTGCACAGGTCAAAGcctgttttcttttaacattatAATACTGCTCTAATAGTTtaagtacttttaaaaacaagaaagcatGTAAATGTCCTTAATCTGTAACCTAGTTCATTCTGTAACAGGAAGTGTTCAGCAAGCAGCCCAGCTGGTTCCTGTGTTTAGGGAGTGCTGAGATGTGTCTTGCTGTAGACTCCACATTTAACTAAGTGAGGTCTCAGACAGCAAAGGGAATAAAGCCTTCAAACCACTCAGTGACATCACTGAGAAGTTTGGTGCAACCCAGGACCTGTCCTTCACACTGCAGGATTCTGAGAGTTGGGCCATCTTTGCCTCCATGCAGCTCACCAGTTGTTCTTAAGCCTGAGTAGCAAACGGGTTCATCTCTTTTGTGAGTCCAGGTGTGGTCCTTGGAGCAGCCAGAGTGGCACTGCAAGATAGACGAGGGCTCGGCGGGGCTGGTGGCCTCCTGCTGGAGCCCCGACGGGCGCCACATCCTCAACACGACGGAATTCCACGTGAGTGGGCACCCCAGACACCTGCCTCAGCCACAGGACAGTCACCCCTCACCCCTTGTCCTGATCACTTGGGAGGATTGGAGGGAGTGGTCTAGTGGGGAGGATGTATGTCATAAGTGGTTATGTCATACATGAGCATTATAAGCCCATGAGTGTTGTTGTGTAATCTTTTTGCCCAGTTTTAAtgaaaaaaggtttttaaaaagaacatctcAAATTGTATCTTTAAGGGTTTAGACAGGTCCTTTGAGTCAACAATAGAAAAGAACTTcagtgatgcaaagagccgactcggtggaaaagaccctgatgctgggaaagattgagggcaagaggagaagggagtgacagaggatgagatgattggatggcatcattgagtcaatggacaagagtttgagcaaactcggggagatagtgaacgacagggaagcctggtgtgctgcagactgtggggtcgcagagttggaaacaacttagcgactaaacaacaacagtgcaCGACTTTACATCTTTCCCTGGAGACATCTGATCTGTGTGTCTCTAACCTCCTCATTCATTTGCTCTTCAAGCCTTGGGCTCCTTTGGGATGCAGGACCCTGGGCAGGAGCTCTGAGTGGGAAGAACCTTTGAAATCCAACCGTAAATCAGAGACCGCTTGGGTGGTGTGCATATGCCTCCCAAACACATCATGTCAGGGGACTATGGGGGGTTTGGGTGTGCTAGTCCTTCATTGGCAcagcttcttccagcccctgGTGTGACGTGCCTACAGTGGGTCCCCCAGAAATCCTCTGCAGAGCCTCCACTCGGACAGTCGGACCACTCCCTGTCCCTGCTGACCCCAGGCCCAGCTACCTGGCAAGGCAGAGCCACTCACCCCCTTCACTGCTTTGCGAGACTGGGGGGCATCTTGTGTGGCTTTCTCTCCTAGATGTGTTTCTGTGAGAAACATTTTTAGGTTTGCTACTATATGAAAACTTTGACTgtagcacccccccacccctggcatCCCAGGGCATGCCTTCTTGGACCCCTGGATGCTGAATCCCCCAGAAATACTGGACCGTCCATGGGCTgctgtgcctgctgctgctgctgctaagttgcttcagtcgtgtctgactctgtgcgaccccatagacagcagcccaccaggttctcccatccctgcgattctccaggcaagaacactggagtgggttgccatttccttctccagtgcaggaaagtgaaaagtgaaagtgaaattgctcagtcacgcctgactcatagcgaccccatggactgcagcctaccaggctcctccgtccatgggattttccaggcaagagtactggagtggggtgccattgccttctgtggcTGTGCCTGCAATAAAGCTTAATTTATCAGGCAGAAAGGGGTGCTGACTGTACTTTGAACTAAAATGcacttatatttaattttgtgtcACTTAGATAATATTGtcacaaaatgaaaaccaaacacTAAGACTGTTAAATTTAACAATTGTGGGAGTTCTCTGctagtccaatggttaggactcagcactttcacctccgtgtcctgggtttgatccctggttggggaacaaagatcctgcaagccacatagcaccaccagaaaaaaaaaaattggcaattGTAGATGTGAGTTTGACACATTTCTTCAGGCAGAAAACACCCTGGGACTCCTGATACTTTTACTTCAGTAAATCTCgtttctgctaagtcacttcagtcgtgtccgaccctgtgcgacccatagacggcagcccaccaggctcccccgtccctgggattctccaggcaagaacactgaagtgggttgccatttccttctccaatgcatgaaagtgaaaagtgaaagtgaagtcgctcagtcgtgtctgactcttagcgaccccatggacttcagcttaccaggctcctccgtccatgggattttccaggcaggagtactggagtggggtgccattgcttaggTGCAGGCAATCTGGACCTAAGTGACTCACAACTCTTTCCCAGAATGCTAAGTTatgctctttcctttctcttcctcccccttccccgGCAGCTGCGGATAACTGTGTGGTCCTTGTGCACAAAGTCTGTGTCCTACATCAAATACCCTAAGGCTTGTCAGCAAGGTGAGTCGTCAGAGCTACTTAGAAGCCATTTCTCTGTAGTTGTTTGGGGGTTTGGAGACCTTTTTAtcctggaaaatttcaaacacagaCAAAAGTAGCCTCAACTGTATTTCAGCTCATAGCCAGTCTTTTTTCTCTATACCCACCCCTCCCCTGATTGACTTAAAGTACATCCTGGATCTCCTAGTACTTCTCCTAGTCTCAGAGGAGGGACGAAGGGCGTGTGTCCACGGTGCCCTCAGTTAACCCCCCACACGCGTTTAACTGCACCTGCGAGCTCGTCTATGCCCCCTCCCGAATCATGAAATTACTTGATTGTCTTCTAATTAATAAACAGAAGGAAGCATCACATGATTTGAGaggtttttctgttctttctcttgcCATCAGCGGCTTGAAGCTCACATGTGAGTGAAATGcgattgttcatttattttttgttttcatagttTGTATGTTAGTGTCTCTCCAGATGACACGCATGCTTCTTGGTGAAACAGCAGCTCTGTCACCTAGGTGTTCTCTTGAGGTGTGAAGTGTGGCTGAGGACTCAGTTCACCGATGTGGACCTGGAAGGGACAGTCTGACGTTTCAGCCAGATTCTCACCTTAAATTGACTTCTTccaaatttaaattcaaaagtaaaaataggaGCTGTAGTGACGAGCCTGCGTTGACCCAGCTGAGCTTCTTGCAGTTGATTTCCTGAGAATACAGCATCCTGTAGGGCTCCACACTTCCCCGTAAAATTAGGGGCTCATCAGGGCTCGGGGCGCCCTGTGTGTCTCACAGGTTCTCTGTACGTCAGAAGCCTGATCGAGGGTATGGGGACCCTGCCTCGTGCCCACACTCTGCCGCAGACTCGGGGTCTGTGCGCTGCCTCCCCTCTTCAGacctctgccttctctctctccttctaatGGGAAAACTACTGCTTCTCGATCCCAGTACCTTTCCCTCTTCTCGGCAGGAATAACCTTCACCAGGGACGGCCGCTACCTGGCGCTGGCAGAGAGGCGGGACTGCAGGGACTACGTGAGCATCTTCGTCTGCAGTGACTGGCAGCTGCTAAGGGTGAGGTGCACACCAGGAGCACCAGGaccctggggcgggggtgggggcggaagTACGTTCTTGAAGATCCCAGAAGCTCTTCTGGGTGGTGTGAGAAAGGCAGCTCCATGTTTTCAAAGGTGGGTGCTGCCTGTTACCCCATGGCACGCACACGGGCAGGTGTTCACAGGATCCGGTGAGACTGCATGGGCTCACAGGGTGTTAGCAGTTAACAGTCCCCCAGATGGGAGCCGCTaggcttcttggtggctcagtggtattaGCGTCCACGTGCCCACATGAGGAGGAGTGAGCTGCAGGTTAATACTGACCACGTGCCTGGATGGGCAGGAGGCTGCCAGGCACAGACACCCAGGGCGGGGCTGGATCCCGGATGCTGTTGATTGGCGGCCTCCTTGACCAGGGCAGCGATGTCCTGGGAGGGTCTCCCCTGAGCTGATCTTAAAGGGGTGAGACTCAGCCGCACGGAGGCCTGAGCCATGTCGCGGATGCATGTTGCTCCGCCTATCATGGCAGGAGGACACAGTTGTAGGTGTTGCTGCCCATGGCTAGGTGAAGAGATTAAATACTGTGTTAACGCATCAGGTGTGAGATAGATGTTCGTGTATTTGTTGAAGAAGATGTTCTCAATGTCATCTGTTCCCCCCCTCGCCTGCCTGGGAAGCACTTTGACACGGATACTCAGGACCTGGCAGGGATCGAGTGGGCCCCCAACGGCTGCGTGCTGGCCGTCTGGGACTCCTGCCTGGAGGTAGGGAGCCCGCTTGGGACGCTCTCTGCTTGTAGCACTGCTGTCTGTTTCTCACACTCTCTGAACGCCTCAAGCGTGAACTCTGCCTTTTTCAGATGTTGAGCTGAGGAGCTTTTATTACAAGTCTTTAGATTTAAGACCCAGCTTCCCCTTTTCCACAACGTTCTCTCTGCTCCTCCAGTACCATCCCCGTCTCCACTTCCCACCactgtggaggagggcagggtctCTGCCCAAGTCTCACTCCCCTGGGGTGGCTGTCTCGCATGCCACAGGTTCAGTAATGCCTTCACTGTCTTTGCAGTACAAGGTCCTGCTCTACTCCCTGGATGGCCGGCTGCTGTCCGCCTTCTGTGCCTACGAGTGGTCTCTGGGCATCAAGTCCGTGGCCTGGAGCCCCAGCAGTCAGTTCCTGGCAATTGGGAGCTATGATGGAAAGGTGGGAGGGGGCCTGTGGGgcaaagcccatgcacagccaGCGCCCCAGAGGCTCTGACCATGTGGTTCTCCCCAGgtgcggattcttaaccacgtgACTTGGAAAATGATCACGGAGTTTGGGCATCCTGCAACTGTTAATAATCCCAAAATAGTAAGTCTGGAAGTGTGTTTGAGGAAGGGATAGAAAGCTGCTCTTTGACTTTACACTATTAGTGTAAGTGTTACAGGGGCTCATGTTACATGACCTTCTGATGCTGAAACATTCTAAATGCAGATGTTCCCGTGGCCCTTGTTTCTCCTGCCATGTTCCCAAAGGGTCCCAAGTGGTGTCCTTCCCAGCCTCCTCCACCCCCATCTCCACGACTCTGGGACCAgctcctgctctgtgccaggcagagaTCAGCAGGCGGCTTCTTCCCCGTGGAGCCTTCCCTGGGAGGGCAGGAAGGCTGCCTGCCAAGGGGCCCCGGGGCGGACCTTGGGAGGAAGTGGTGCAGGATCTGGGGAAGAGCGATTCAGGCAGTGTGAACAGAACAGCAGGGCAGAGGCCCTGAGGAGGGATCGAGCTCTGTTTATTTGGCAGGCCCCTGACAAGGTGTGGGAGACCGTAGGGACCCAGACAGACAGCCTTTCTcgggtcggggggtggggtgggacagTGGGAATGAGGGCAGACACCCTGGCCTCGGGGCAGGAATGAGGGCAGATACCCTGGTGAGTTGCCCGCAGGTGAGGGACCCAAGGAAGACAGGTGTGGGGTGAGGAGGAAGCAGTGGGTGGGCCGCTATACAGCCCTGGGGTCTGGATGGGTTTCTGGGGAGCCTGTGTGTGGGCGGATGTCCCAACAAGGGCGGTGACTGGAGGGCCTTCTGGAGGAGCGGGAGTGGGACTGACCTGAGGCCTCACAGGGTTTGCCTCGGGTCCTTCACCCCACAGCCGTTCATCCTTCCCATCCAGCCTCTGGTGACACGTGCCCCCACCCTGGCCCATCTGTCACCTGTCTCCACTGAAATGCCGGCTGCAGGCGGGACCTTGTGGAGAAGGTCCAGGAGGGCACAGTGAGGGGCCATGGCCACATGTGCTGCCCGGGCCATCTCTCTTCCAGGTGGTGTACAAGGAGGCTGAGAAGAGTCCgccactgggccacctggccTGCCCTCCGCCCCGAGTAGCGGCCGGGCCCCTGACGTCCTCAGAGAGCAAATGTGAGCCGCTCGGCTGGTTGTGCCGCCCTTGTCTTTCTccgtttcctttcttttcattatgAGAAAAATCCCTCTCGGTCCAGGGAGACTCCAGATACTCCGTTTTTTCCTTTCAATCCTTTTCCTCTCTGGCGATACCTGGTGGACAGAGTCCTCAGCTGAGAGCCAGCAGGCTGCCTGGGCTCTGGCTCCGTGGATGGAATACATGCCGTGGGTCTCCTGATTGTTGGCTGGTCCTGAGagcgacttttttttttaatgaatgctgACCTTTTCTTGGGTGAGTGGGAGGCCATCAGAGGGCTCAGGGAGGAGCTGCAGCTGCATCTGTGGCACAGAGGTCACTTCTGGTTCAGTTTCATCATCCATAAAGTGGGAGTAATTGGGGCACCAGAAGAGCCACCGGGCCTGGGCCGACCACCAGCCCTGTGGTGTTGCCGGGCCCGTCACAGCTCTGGGACCACAGCCTCACGTGGGAGGGCGGGCCAGGTGCCCTTACAGCCCTGCCTTCTGTCAGACCCTGCCTGCCCCTGCTGTCACGTGTCCTTGCCCCACAGATAGCTACGCTTAGCTCCTCCCCTGTTGTGGGCAGCACCGCAGACCCAGGTCGCTCGCCCACGGGGAGGCTCAGGGCACTTTCTTTTCCCACCCAGATGAGATTGCCTCGATGCCAGTCTCCTTACAGACCCTAAAGCCGGCTGCTGACAGAGCCAACCCCAGAATCGGCATTGGGGCGCTGGCCTTCAGTCCTGACAACTACTTCCTGGCCACGAGGAACGGTCAGTGGCCCGTCCCGTGTGTGTGCTGTCCCCATCGGCCTCCTCCTGGGCCCGGACCTCCCACGCTTGCTTCTtcccattctgctgctgctggcgGGGTGGACATCCTGCAGCAATAGTGTCTGGGGCCCATCGCCCCATCAGACCAGCAGCCACTCAAGCCCAAGCCTCCACACTCTCTGCTCTCTTTGGGAAAGAGCAGGGTTCCAGGCCCACAGGATACgccccccttccccttcctgcccCTGGGGAAGGTGggcatcctcaatggtgaaaggcTGGGGGCTGGAGCGGAGCAGCGAGGGGTGAACGTGAGCCTGGGTGCCCCTTCCTCCTCAGACAGTGTCCCCAACGCCGTGTGGATCTGGGACATCCGGAAGCTGAGACCGCTGGCGGTG is a genomic window of Bos indicus isolate NIAB-ARS_2022 breed Sahiwal x Tharparkar chromosome 16, NIAB-ARS_B.indTharparkar_mat_pri_1.0, whole genome shotgun sequence containing:
- the WRAP73 gene encoding WD repeat-containing protein WRAP73 isoform X1, whose protein sequence is MNFSEVFKLSSLLCKFSPDGKYLASCIQYRLVVRDANTLQILQLYTCLDQIQHLEWSADSLFILCALYKRGLVQVWSLEQPEWHCKIDEGSAGLVASCWSPDGRHILNTTEFHLRITVWSLCTKSVSYIKYPKACQQGITFTRDGRYLALAERRDCRDYVSIFVCSDWQLLRHFDTDTQDLAGIEWAPNGCVLAVWDSCLEYKVLLYSLDGRLLSAFCAYEWSLGIKSVAWSPSSQFLAIGSYDGKVRILNHVTWKMITEFGHPATVNNPKIVVYKEAEKSPPLGHLACPPPRVAAGPLTSSESKYEIASMPVSLQTLKPAADRANPRIGIGALAFSPDNYFLATRNDSVPNAVWIWDIRKLRPLAVLEQLCTVRAFQWGPQQPRLAICTGGSKVYLWSPAGCVSVQVPGEGDFQVLSLCWHPSGDSLALLSKDHFCLCFLEMEEGMRMAFGQRGDCT
- the WRAP73 gene encoding WD repeat-containing protein WRAP73 isoform X2, which encodes MNFSEVFKLSSLLCKFSPDGKYLASCIQYRLVVRDANTLQILQLYTCLDQIQHLEWSADSLFILCALYKRGLVQVWSLEQPEWHCKIDEGSAGLVASCWSPDGRHILNTTEFHLRITVWSLCTKSVSYIKYPKACQQGITFTRDGRYLALAERRDCRDYVSIFVCSDWQLLRYKVLLYSLDGRLLSAFCAYEWSLGIKSVAWSPSSQFLAIGSYDGKVRILNHVTWKMITEFGHPATVNNPKIVVYKEAEKSPPLGHLACPPPRVAAGPLTSSESKYEIASMPVSLQTLKPAADRANPRIGIGALAFSPDNYFLATRNDSVPNAVWIWDIRKLRPLAVLEQLCTVRAFQWGPQQPRLAICTGGSKVYLWSPAGCVSVQVPGEGDFQVLSLCWHPSGDSLALLSKDHFCLCFLEMEEGMRMAFGQRGDCT
- the WRAP73 gene encoding WD repeat-containing protein WRAP73 isoform X3, whose protein sequence is MNFSEVFKLSSLLCKFSPDGKYLASCIQYRLVVRDANTLQILQLYTCLDQIQHLEWSADSLFILCALYKRGLVQVWSLEQPEWHCKIDEGSAGLVASCWSPDGRHILNTTEFHLRITVWSLCTKSVSYIKYPKACQQGITFTRDGRYLALAERRDCRDYVSIFVCSDWQLLRVRILNHVTWKMITEFGHPATVNNPKIVVYKEAEKSPPLGHLACPPPRVAAGPLTSSESKYEIASMPVSLQTLKPAADRANPRIGIGALAFSPDNYFLATRNDSVPNAVWIWDIRKLRPLAVLEQLCTVRAFQWGPQQPRLAICTGGSKVYLWSPAGCVSVQVPGEGDFQVLSLCWHPSGDSLALLSKDHFCLCFLEMEEGMRMAFGQRGDCT
- the WRAP73 gene encoding WD repeat-containing protein WRAP73 isoform X4; this translates as MNFSEVFKLSSLLCKFSPDGKYLLRITVWSLCTKSVSYIKYPKACQQGITFTRDGRYLALAERRDCRDYVSIFVCSDWQLLRHFDTDTQDLAGIEWAPNGCVLAVWDSCLEYKVLLYSLDGRLLSAFCAYEWSLGIKSVAWSPSSQFLAIGSYDGKVRILNHVTWKMITEFGHPATVNNPKIVVYKEAEKSPPLGHLACPPPRVAAGPLTSSESKYEIASMPVSLQTLKPAADRANPRIGIGALAFSPDNYFLATRNDSVPNAVWIWDIRKLRPLAVLEQLCTVRAFQWGPQQPRLAICTGGSKVYLWSPAGCVSVQVPGEGDFQVLSLCWHPSGDSLALLSKDHFCLCFLEMEEGMRMAFGQRGDCT